The proteins below are encoded in one region of Toxoplasma gondii ME49 chromosome IV, whole genome shotgun sequence:
- a CDS encoding replication factor C subunit 4, putative (encoded by transcript TGME49_210960), with protein METHLGRREGDENLAPQSQSGKDETSSTTLDSIWIEKYRPETLDDVVGNDQVMRRLRIIAREGNMPHLMLAGPPGTGKTSSVLCLCKQLLGSRWRAYTLELNASDERTIDVIREKVKHFAKEKRDLPAGRHKIVILDEVDAMTEAAQQALRRIMEQFSDTTRFALACNSSASVIEPLQSRCAILRFRKLDDSQLVRRLRQVCAMEALQVTDDGIEAIVFCADGDMRSALNNLQSTVSAFGVVNRENVEKVCDNPPPEAVRSMLMECLAGKWREAHDIAAELLRRGYTPMDVVLTTRSVLSRFENECKEHILLEYLKYVGLAHMTMSAGLSTPLQLDKMLANLCRVSLVLPA; from the exons ATGGAGACGCATCTGGGTCGTCGAGAGGGCGACGAGAACCTCGCGCCTCAGAGTCAGTCTGGAAAGGACGAAACCTCTTCCACGACGCTGGACTCCATCTGGATTGAAAAATATAGACCTGAAACTCTCGACGATGTCGTCGGAAACGATCAAGTTATGCGGCGCCTCAGAATCATCGCCAGAGAGGGGAACATGCCTCACCTCATGCTGGCC GGACCGCCAGGGACAGGGAAAACGTCCAGCGTGCTCTGCCTCTGCAAACAGCTGCTTGGCAGTCGATGGCGCGCATACACTTTGGAACTTAATGCTTCCGATGAACG CACGATCGATGTCATTCGCGAAAAGGTGAAACACTttgcgaaagagaagcgcgacCTCCCTGCTGGCAGACACAAAATTGTCATTCTGGATGAAGTGGATGCCATGACAGAAGCCGCCCAGCAG GCCCTGCGCCGCATCATGGAGCAGTTCAGCGACACCACACGATTCGCACTTGCATGCAATTCTTCGGCGTCCGTCATCGAGCCGCTGCAGTCTCGCTGTGCCATTCTTCGCTTCCGGAAACTCGACGACTCGCAG CTGGTGCGTCGGCTGCGGCAAGTCTGCGCCATGGAGGCCCTGCAGGTGACAGACGACGGAATAGAAGCAATTGTCTTTTGCGCGGACGGCGACATGCGAAGTGCTCTGAATAATCTTCAGTCGACTGTCTCAGCCTTTGGAGTCgtcaacagagaaaacgtcGAAAAG gTTTGTGACAATCCGCCTCCGGAGGCTGTGCGGTCGATGCTGATGGAGTGTCTGGcgggaaagtggagagaggcacaCGACATCGCGGCCGAGTTGCTTCGCCGCGGATACACTCCGATGGATGTTGTGCTGACGACGCGGTCCGTGCTCAGCCGCTTCGAGAACGAATGCAAGGAGCATATTCTCCTCGAGTACCTCAAA TACGTCGGCCTCGCCCATATGACAATGTCGGCTGGTCTCAGCACCCCTCTGCAGCTCGA CAAGATGCTGGCGAATCTTTGTCGGGTCTCTCTGGTCCTACCGGCTTAA
- a CDS encoding oocyst wall protein (encoded by transcript TGME49_210950), translating to MESLPSVESGEGSVTPTEQQQSHLRAMVEKKKSRILVGGFEEMLPLGHGLPFHMGEMAMPEPVAVAPQMIPFPVQVPASPPGKSMNKHLADVPRDDIKPKYQRRENVITTDVSWVCPDGFSTAGDECVKYDQKPTKLGCREGWTFVDGSCKGANVLPPALNCDPGFDDVNGQCIHIVVAPKQILCPVGYVLHEDHCIQETTTKPDFVCPEGTVFSGNECVRPTSFEPTAACPPGFELYKNHCRREILKPSTGKCPPGMTPAGHNSCVHQQVAEAKINCPAGFQMVQGACINHQAVSPSLSCLEGFLEHGKCVVWLEDPPQMACPKGATFQQNQCVVEHTVQTIQQCPPNSAYDSRKQLCVGPHQKSPPMRGCPPGYVQDYGKKGSTCTLIKTSAPEPVCPPGMTFDPVKNACKSVNKFEPQASCPPGSQLSGDQCFYRDQAQPQAQCPPGFVYNEKDRLCQQTTEQSPQQECPPGFTLNLDGTCKRAESVQQDLACPPGSVLQHQGKSARCVGEQRMNPQQVCPPAFEAHVNPDGTISCVGQNAAAPKLSCPPGFVDQGFQCDKQEVGPLRSSCPVGFVLMDHQCVHAVEEAPVLMCPVGYKLYRGVCVKQMKTNPTPICPPGFKYDALTGKCYKTEVKYDFENALPLQEQPKKPKEEALLPLEETTTTTRAPAPMPIAQPMQAMAPMMSAAAPAMQPQPTTVQIISQPVPIPSPVVYLPQQAPPPMPMLPPVLPPPPPPVPVPVFVQAPPPPPPAKKVQHVPVAHHQTVLAVEEKKKKRWF from the exons ATG GAGTCGCTGCCCAGTGTTGAGTCTGGTGAAGGAAGTGTCACTCCTACTGAGCAACAGCAGAGTCATTTGCGAGCGAtggtcgagaagaaaaaatcCCGGATCCTGGTCGGCGGTTTCGAGGAAATGCTGCCTCTGGGTCATGGACTGCCTTTCCACATGGGAGAAATGGCTATGCCTGAGCCAGTTGCCGTTGCTCCTCAGATGATTCCATTTCCTGTTCAAGTGCCGGCTTCCCCGCCAGGAAAGAGTATGAACAAACACCTTGCGGACGTGCCCAGGGACGACATCAAGCCAAAGTATCAACGCAGGGAAAACGTTATCACCACTGACGTTTCTTGGGTGTGTCCAGACGGTTTTTCGACGGCCGGGGACGAATGCGTCAAGTACGATCAGAAACCGACGAAATTGGGGTGTCGTGAGGGATGGACATTCGTCGACGGCAGCTGCAAAGGGGCTAATGTGTTGCCCCCAGCTCTTAATTGTGACCCAGGATTCGATGACGTCAATGGCCAGTGTATCCACATAGTTGTAGCTCCGAAGCAGATTCTATGCCCAGTCGGTTACGTTCTTCACGAAGACCACTGCATCCAAGAAACAACCACCAAACCCGATTTCGTCTGTCCCGAAG GAACGGTGTTTTCTGGGAACGAGTGCGTACGACCCACGAGCTTCGAGCCCACAGCTGCGTGTCCACCTGGTTTCGAGTTGTACAAGAACCACTGTCGCCGCGAGATCCTGAAACCGAGCACAGGCAAATGTCCTCCTGGAATGACCCCAGCAGGGCACAACTCGTGTGTGCACCAGCAAGTCGCGGAGGCTAAGATCAACTGTCCTGCTGGATTCCAGATGGTCCAGGGGGCCTGTATCAATCACCAGGCGGTCAGCCCCAGCCTCAGTTGTCTCGA AGGGTTTCTGGAGCACGGTAAGTGTGTCGTATGGCTCGAGGACCCCCCCCAGATGGCTTGCCCCAAAGGTGCCACATTTCAACAGAACCAATGCGTCGTCGAGCACACCGTTCAGACCATTCAGCAGTGCCCGCCGAACTCCGCGTACGATTCACGGAAACAGCTGTGCGTTGGACCGCACCAGAAATCGCCACCTATGCGAGGTTGTCCTCCCGGCTATGTGCAAGACTACGGGAAAAAAGGATCTACTTGCACACTCATTAAAACGTCTGCTCCGGAGCCGGTCTGTCCCCCAGGGATGACGTTCGACCCGGTGAAGAACGCCTGTAAAAGCGTCAACAAATTCGAGCCGCAGGCATCGTGTCCGCCTGGATCGCAGCTGAGTGGCGACCAGTGTTTCTACAGGGACCAGGCACAGCCGCAGGCTCAATGCCCGCCGGGTTTCGTCTACAACGAGAAAGACCGTTTATGTCAGCAGACGACTGAGCAGTCTCCACAACAAGAATGCCCACCAGGTTTCACGCTCAATTTGGATGGAACCTGCAAACGCGCAGAGTCTGTTCAGCAAGACCTGGCGTGTCCGCCCGGATCCGTCCTTCAGCACCAAGGCAAGTCGGCGAGGTGCGTCGGGGAGCAACGGATGAACCCTCAGCAAGTCTGTCCGCCTGCTTTCGAGGCGCATGTCAATCCAGACGGAACGATTTCATGCGTGGGCCAAAACGCAGCCGCGCCGAAGCTCTCTTGTCCGCCAGGATTTGTTGATCAAGGCTTTCAGTGCGACAAACAGGAAGTAGGGCCTCTCCGGTCCTCGTGCCCCGTCGGTTTCGTCCTCATGGACCACCAGTGCGTCCACGCTGTGGAGGAAGCTCCGGTGCTGATGTGTCCCGTTGGGTACAAGCTCTACCGGGGCGTTTGCGTCAagcagatgaagacgaaCCCAACCCCCATCTGCCCACCGGGGTTCAAGTACGATGCCCTAACTGGCAAGTGCTACAAAACGGAGGTGAAGTACGACTTCGAGAACGCCCTCCCACTGCAGGAACAGCCCAAGAAACCCAAGGAAGAagcgctgcttcctctcgaAGAAACCACCACCACGACTCGAGCTCCTGCGCCCATGCCAATCGCACAACCTATGCAGGCGATGGCGCCAATGATGTCGGCTGCCGCCCCCGCGATGCAGCCCCAGCCTACAACCGTTCAGATTATTTCTCAGCCCGTCCCCATTCCCTCGCCCGTTGTGTATTTACCTCAACAAGCGCCGCCTCCCATGCCCATGCTGCCGCCTGTGttgccgccgcctcctccgcctGTGCCGGTCCCCGTGTTTGTCCAAGCTCCTCCCCCGCCTCCTCCTGCAAAGAAAGTCCAGCACGTTCCAGTTGCGCACCACCAGACGGTTTTGGCcgtcgaagagaaaaagaaaaagcgatGGTTCTGA
- a CDS encoding arginyl-tRNA synthetase family protein (encoded by transcript TGME49_210840) → MQALNVQVKEAFRRALAAAFPSVDHAPIITVSKFGDFQCNSAMALFKQKSKEELGVQSPKEAGEKIAAQLKDESLFSNVQASPQGFVTVDISGAWLCKDLKEILKQKGHLQVPHAEKKLRVMVDFSSPNVAKEMHVGHLRSTIIGESICRILAFHGHEVQRINHIGDWGTQFGMLIEYLHSQFPDYKANMPDISDLNAFYKKAKAAFDADEDFKTRSREMVVKLQGGDEAALESWRLICDVSRKEFEKVYKRLDVSLEERGESYYNAVLPKVVQELTDKGMVTVSDGAKCVFTKVSEVPLMAVKSDGGFGYDSTDLAAVRDRLVERRGDWLIYVTDLGQEEHFTKIFAAAEQAGWHLPPKTRLDHMGFGVVQGQDGKRFKTRSGEVVKLVDLLDEAKARALKELRRRKEEEKEEEKRESGDGCNASPCTGTTVADEEMDNAAEAIGYSAVKYFDLKQNRHTDYKFSYDRMLDPKGNTAVYMMYAYARICAIFRKADVDISTLDPEELKIEEPAERKLAVTLAQFPDVLATILDDLHIHRLAEYMYKVSGAFTDFYQACKVLGSPQQNTRLLLCEATRKVLQASFYLLGITPLERI, encoded by the exons ATGCAG GCTCTGAACGTGCAGGTCAAAGAGGCCTTTCGCCGCGCCCTTGCCGCAGCATTCCCCTCGGTCGACCATGCCCCCATCATCACAGTGTCGAAATTCGGAGACTTTCAGT GTAACAGCGCTATGGCTCTGTTTAAACAgaagagcaaagaagaaCTTGGCGTACAATCTCCGAAagaggctggagagaaaaTCGCCGCTCAACTGAAAGACGAATCTCTGTTCTCGAACGTCCAGGCGTCTCCCCAAG GATTTGTCACGGTGGACATTTCTGGCGCCTGGCTGTGCAAGGACTTGAAAGAAATCCTGAAGCAGAAGGGCCATCTCCAAGTTCCTCACGCCGAGAAAAA GCTTCGTGTGATGGTCGATTTCTCCTCGCCGAATGTTGCCAAGGAGATGCACGTCGGTCACCTGCGATCGACCATAATCGGCGAGTCTATCT gccgCATTCTCGCCTTCCACGGCCATGAGGTTCAGCGCATTAATCACATCGGCGACTGGGGGACCCAGTTCGGGATGCTCATCGAGTACCTCCACAGT CAATTCCCCGACTATAAGGCGAACATGCCGGACATCAGCGACTTGAACGCGTTCTACAAGAAAGCCAAGGCTGCGTTCGATGCGGACGAGGACTTCAagacgcgaagcagagagatgGTTGTGAAGCTGCAAG GTGGAGACGAGGCGGCCCTGGAGTCTTGGCGGCTGATCTGCGACGTGAGCAGGAAAGAATTCGAGAAAGTTTACAAGAGGCTGGACGTCTCTCTGGAAGAACGCGGGGAGAGCTACTACAACGCAGTGTTGCCTAAGGTCGTGCAGGAGCTCACAGACAAAGG AATGGTCACCGTGTCTGACGGGGCGAAATGCGTCTTCACCAAAGTCAGCGAAGTGCCGCTCATGGCTGTGAAGAGCGACGGAGGCTTCGGCTACGACTCCACTGACCTGGCGGCCGTCCGCGATCG CTTGGTGGAGCGCCGAGGCGACTGGTTGATCTACGTCACAGACTTGGGCCAGGAGGAACACTTTACGAAGATTTTTGCGGCAGCAGAGCAAGCAGGCTGGCACTTGCCTCCAAAGACGCGTCTTGATCACATGGGGTTCGGCGTTGTTCAGGGCCAAGACGGGAAGCGATTCAAAACGAGGAGTGGAGAAGTCGTGAAACTCGTTGACTTGCTCGACGAAGCGAAGGCTCGAGCACTGAAGGAGCtgcggagacgaaaagaagaagagaaagaagaagagaaacgcgaaagtGGAGACGGATGCAACGCCTCTCCCTGCACAG GCACGACGGTGGCAGACGAGGAAATGGACAATGCCGCGGAGGCGATCGGATACTCCGCTGTGAAATACTTCGACTTGAAGCAGAATCGCCACACAGATTACAAATTCTCCTACGACCGCATGCTCGATCCGAAAG GCAACACTGCAGTGTACATGATGTACGCGTACGCCCGAATCTGCGCAATCTTCAGAAAGGCCGACGTCGATATCTCGACTCTCGATCCAG AAGAGCTGAAAATCGAGGAGCCCGCTGAAAGGAAGTTGGCCGTCACCCTCGCTCAGTTCCCCGATGTGTTGGCCACCATCTTGGACGACTTGCACATTCATCG GTTAGCTGAGTACATGTACAAAGTGTCCGGCGCATTCACTGACTTCTATCAGGCCTGCAAAGTGCTGGGGAGTCCTCAGCAAAACACGCGCCTTCTGCTGTGTGAGGCAACTCGCAAAGTCCTTCAGGCGTCTTTCTATTTGCTCGGCATCACGCCTCTTGAACGCATCTAG
- a CDS encoding RIO1 family protein (encoded by transcript TGME49_210830) has protein sequence MANSPGGRPSSSSSSSSSSSSSSSSSSSSSSSSSSSSSSSSSFATQKGDAGRLLRSSGERRRAEPHAWGHQVRNDFLKGLQKVQENRTNRAKGLTRDTRATTENVLDNRTCRLIEKLMKRNALTSVCGTISTGKEANVYFVAGPEELKAETGAAEERDATDGKGRGNEGGGRDRCADEENAVGEAKSESREGRGEGDAGSQAEGRREAEATLSWRPFVLKVYRTSILAFQDRSQYVQGDHRFERAYTRCRNPRKMVVNWVMKEFRNLLRLHAAGVPCPRPVDVSAHVLLMTFVGFAADAVPAEAAQAVCRARGTPEPRPRSATETETGESTAPFASQANLPDDEALELRRETGFAIASQEDDAAPLRYAAAPRLKDLHSAFCCSAAASASLQAWEALYVQAVTLLRWLFQECRVVHGDLSEYNLLSHAAGLFVIDVGQAVNFDHPQALDFLKRDCRNVHRFFKQQIVQIREKKARREREAAAQAEKLAARGTAGETGKTREEAEVPTCECLYARTARARRPENEEARQTNATDEFAAQHERVRDGRIEAEALTYTWRTPREQKKEDGSFSPHSTQKALFPPLPSPPYADSREESKGISLFSLRRLFEFVVNPNLPDQLDEVYRHLTARDRLRREDMNDEMRDEMRDEMRDEMRDEIRDKTQGESCENARRKASTEVQRGDAISRSAADAPVSGETQNGKQSPAPRGGGKLHAPSSSYRASAALARTTHASQQRQLVLLAEAVGRFLQAEEETKLVEAEEEEEEDAESAQEEQGERGDSSEEGGDEAQFAGSDEDEVFMKTWIPSHLAQVCDRRLLDSLLAQASRQAAKSKREEGDGDSALNRLLEMHAMLLGTTQEREGAERTSANAGATEGTAACEKHRAKKFGNSATRGCPTHATEESEDNASEDEEEEDEEDEDEEEEEEEEEEEEEGERKRRQGNASRKGKGKRETESPSDADRSEEGEEGEKDDVFRGIIPEGIDKKTWKKMVKEQNRERRKYKIAKHLKKKYRSKAANR, from the exons ATGGCGAATAGTCCTGGGggtcgtccttcttcctcttcttcatcttcctcttcttcctcttcctcttcttcatcttcttcttcatcttcctcttcttcttcctcttcttcttcctcttcttcttcgtttgcgACTCAGAAGGGAGATGCAGGGCGACTCTTGCGTTCCTCAGGGGAGCGGCGGAGAGCAGAGCCGCATGCGTGGGGTCACCAAGTGAGGAACGACTTTCTGAAAGGTCTGCAGAAAGTTCAGGAAAACCGGACGAACCGCGCAAAAGGCCTGACGCGAGACACGAGGGCGACTACGGAGAACGTCCTCGACAACCGTACCTGCAGACTGATCGAAAAACTCATGAAGCGCAACGCGCTGACTTCTGTATGCGGCACAATCAGCACCGGCAAAGAGGCGAACGTCTACTTCGTCGCTGGACCTGAGGAGCTGAAGGCAGAAACAGGCGCGGCCGAGGAGCGAGACGCAACAGatggaaaaggaagaggaaacgaaggcggaggcagagaccgctgcgcagacgaagaaaacgcggtCGGTGAAGCCAAAAGCGAATCCCGCGAAGGCAGGGGAGAAGGTGACGCTGGAAGTCAAGCGGAGGGAAggcgcgaagcagaggcaacTCTCAGCTGGAGGCCGTTCGTTCTCAAGGTCTACCGAACCTCGATTCTGGCTTTCCAAGACAGAAGTCAATACGTCCAGGGCGACCATCGATTCGAACGCGCATACACACG CTGTCGCAATCCGCGGAAAATGGTGGTGAACTGGGTGATGAAGGAATTTCGGAACTTGCTCCGACTCCACGCAGCGGGCGTTCCCTGTCCACGCCCGGTTGATGTCTCGGCGCATGTCCTTCTGATGACATTCGTCGGATTCGCTGCCGATGCGGTTCCGGCCGAGGCCGCGCAGGCTGTCTGCAGAGCGCGAGGCACTCCCGAACCGCGACCGCGTtctgcgacagagacggagacaggcgagagcaCCGCGCCATTTGCCTCGCAGGCGAATCTTCCAGACGACGAGGCGCTCGAACtgcggagagagactggCTTCGCCATCGCATCCCAAGAAGACGATGCTGCGCCTCTCCGCTATGCTGCTGCGCCCCGGTTAAAAGATCTCCACTCTGCTTTCTGCTGCTCAGCTGCTGCCAGCGCCTCTCTGCAAGCCTGGGAGGCGCTCTACGTCCAA GCTGTGACTCTGCTGCGGTGGCTCTTCCAGGAGTGCCGAGTCGTCCACGGAGATTTGTCGGAGTACAACTTGCTGTCGCACGCAGCGGGCCTGTTTGTGATCGATGTTGGGCAAGCTGTGAACTTCGACCATCCCCAGGCGCTGGACTTCCTGAAGCGCGACTGTCGAAATGTGCATCGCTTCTTCAAGCAGCAGATCGTCCAGattcgcgagaagaaggcgaggcgagagcgcgaggcgGCTGCGCAAGCAGAGAAACTCGCGGCTCGGGGAACTGCCGGGGAGACggggaaaacgcgagaagaagcagaggtgCCGACTTGCGAGTGTCTGTACGCGAGAACGGCGAGGGCAAGAAGaccagaaaacgaggaggcgaggcagacgaacGCCACCGACGAGTTCGCCGCGCAGCATGAACGCGTCAGGGATGGACGCATCGAGGCGGAAGCGCTCACGTACACCTGGAGAACgccgagagagcagaaaaaagaagacggatCGTTCTCTCCCCACAGCACTCAGAAAGCGCTCTTCCCCCCTCTGCCTTCGCCACCGTACGCAGATTCTcgcgaagaaagcaaaggcatttccttgttttctctgcgtcgcctcttcgAGTTCGTCGTCAACCCCAACCTACCTGACCAGCTCGacgaggtgtacagacatcTGACGGCGCGAGACCGcctgagaagagaagacatgAACGACGAAATGCGAGACGAAATGCGAGACGAGATGCGAGATGAGATGAGAGACGAAATCCGAGACAAAACGCAAGGGGAGAGTTGTGAGAACGCCCGCAGGAAAGCGAGCACAGAAGTCCAGAGGGGAGACGCGATTTCGCGTTCAGCGGCTGACGCGCCTGTGAGCGGCGAAACACAGAACGGCAAGCAGTCGCCTGCACCTCGAGGCGGCggcaaactgcatgcgccttcttcctcttaccgggcctctgcagctctggcgagaacgacgcatgcgtcgcagCAGCGCCAGTTGGTTCTTCTCGCCGAGGCGGTTGGCCGCTTCCTgcaggcggaagaggagacgaagctcgtcgaggcagaggaggaagaggaagaggacgcagagagcgcACAGGAAGAGCAGggcgagaggggagacagcagcgaggaGGGGGGGGACGAGGCGCAGTTCGCCGGATCTGACGAAGACGAGGTTTTCATGAAAACATGGATTCCGAGTCACCTCGCACAGGTGTGTGACCGGCGCCTGCTCGACAGCCTTCTTGCTCAAGCGTCTCGACAGGCCGCGAAGTCGAAgcgggaggaaggcgacggagatTCGGCGCTGAATAGACTTCTGGAAATGCACGCGATGCTACTCGGCACCACGCAGGAACGCGAAGGCGCGGAGAGGACGTCCGCGAACGCCGGTGCAACGGAGGGCACAGCCGCCTGCGAAAAACACCGCGCGAAGAAATTTGGGAACAGTGCGACCAGGGGATGTCCGACACACGcaacagaagagagtgaGGATAATGCatcagaagacgaagaagaagaagacgaagaagacgaagacgaagaagaggaagaagaagaggaagaagaagaggaggaaggagaaaggaagagacgacaggGTAATGCGTCTCGAAaggggaaggggaagagagagacagagagtccTTCGGATGCAGACCGTtcggaggaaggcgaggagggggagaaggacgacgTTTTCAGGGGCATCATTCCAGAAGGGATCGACAAAAAAACTTGGAAGAAAATGGTCAAGGAGCAAAACCGGGAAAGGCGCAAGTACAAGATCGCCAAACACCTCAAAAAGAAGTACAGGTCCAAGGCAGCAAATCGATAA